A genome region from Nocardia sp. NBC_00565 includes the following:
- a CDS encoding carbohydrate ABC transporter permease, with amino-acid sequence MRARFGSPWLLLLPSIVLLAALFGWPLVRAVVDAFSNDQGFTLDHWRRLFDDPYFLTALRNTLLLIVIVVPIQLVLAVGMALLMQARPRFASGHFYLWCVPLAISELAAGLVWLSIFGNRGYLNSLLVWLGLSQDGVQWLNYQHTGTMLLAVAIAEIWRATSLVFVIVVAGVQMIPRDYDEAAQVFGANFWQRLRHVTLPQLGPSLQVALILRTILALQAFAVAQALTGRDFPLLVGETYEWYSNLQNPAVASAVSLVVLAISLGTAVFYLRTVRAPEGSR; translated from the coding sequence ATGCGCGCGCGATTCGGTTCCCCCTGGCTGTTGCTGCTGCCTTCGATCGTGCTGCTGGCGGCGCTGTTCGGCTGGCCGCTGGTGCGGGCGGTCGTCGACGCGTTCAGTAACGATCAAGGCTTCACCCTCGACCACTGGCGGCGCTTGTTCGATGACCCGTATTTCCTTACGGCGCTGCGCAATACGCTGCTGCTGATCGTCATCGTGGTGCCGATCCAGTTGGTGCTCGCGGTCGGGATGGCACTGTTGATGCAGGCGCGGCCGCGATTCGCGAGCGGGCATTTCTATCTGTGGTGTGTGCCGCTGGCGATCTCCGAACTGGCCGCGGGTCTGGTGTGGCTGTCGATCTTCGGCAATCGCGGGTATCTGAATTCGCTGCTGGTCTGGCTCGGACTGTCGCAGGACGGTGTGCAGTGGCTCAACTACCAGCACACCGGCACGATGCTGCTCGCCGTGGCGATCGCCGAGATCTGGCGGGCGACCTCGCTGGTCTTCGTCATCGTGGTGGCGGGCGTGCAGATGATTCCGCGGGACTATGACGAGGCCGCGCAGGTGTTCGGCGCCAACTTCTGGCAGCGGCTGCGGCATGTGACGCTGCCGCAGCTCGGGCCGAGCCTGCAGGTGGCGCTGATCCTGCGCACCATCCTCGCGCTGCAGGCCTTCGCCGTCGCGCAGGCACTCACCGGACGCGACTTCCCGCTGCTGGTCGGCGAGACCTACGAGTGGTACTCGAACCTGCAGAATCCGGCGGTGGCCAGCGCCGTTTCACTGGTGGTACTGGCGATCTCGCTCGGCACCGCGGTGTTCTATCTGCGGACGGTCCGGGCGCCGGAGGGGTCGCGATGA
- a CDS encoding phosphatase PAP2 family protein, whose product MLIHDAQESSVSPPDQMGGARRDRSLLIWGSIAVAVTVLIAGQLMSVHIDALGPLTSLAWDYFGRPKSATTPWAGFLLALIGVSAQVRVNALAAAIGIDLIFVVIRAIEGRPFTVGNGPTIVLTALAVIAAVRWSGERRETALRTIALGALLILATKVGEIWLDITAWACPMVLDPYAELADRALGNPSWLVGQALDAAGPVPLGVVRWVYFELPVAAIVVAAWQLRGVTAGLWPRHYLVRTFLTLGVVGPLCYVVFPVVGPVLAFGPEGQGFELAEVWPNIVPALPFSVESMPFDGITPRNCMPSLHTAWALSLFIHSRRGPLWLRWGGAFWLVCTLIATLGLGAHYGVDLVAGATLCLTVESVLRDPDRGWDRGRAQVVAFGIATFAGVLLCVRYLAVPMANYPFPFGVALLGVFGALAFTFYRTWFADQDVPEKVLSR is encoded by the coding sequence ATGTTGATTCACGACGCGCAGGAAAGTTCGGTCTCACCTCCGGATCAAATGGGGGGCGCGCGCCGGGATCGATCGTTGTTGATTTGGGGCAGCATCGCCGTTGCGGTGACCGTGCTGATCGCTGGGCAGCTCATGTCCGTGCACATCGACGCGTTGGGGCCGCTGACCAGTCTTGCCTGGGATTATTTCGGGCGGCCCAAGTCGGCGACCACGCCGTGGGCCGGATTTCTGCTCGCGTTGATCGGGGTCTCGGCGCAGGTGCGGGTGAACGCTCTCGCGGCGGCGATCGGCATCGATCTGATCTTTGTGGTCATTCGGGCGATCGAGGGGCGGCCGTTCACCGTCGGCAATGGTCCGACCATCGTGCTGACCGCGCTGGCGGTGATCGCTGCGGTGCGGTGGAGCGGCGAGCGACGCGAAACGGCCTTGCGGACAATAGCACTCGGTGCGCTGCTGATCCTGGCGACGAAGGTCGGCGAGATCTGGTTGGACATCACCGCGTGGGCCTGCCCGATGGTGCTGGATCCGTATGCGGAACTGGCGGATCGGGCGCTCGGCAATCCGTCGTGGCTGGTCGGACAGGCGCTGGACGCGGCGGGGCCGGTGCCGTTGGGTGTGGTGCGGTGGGTGTATTTCGAGCTGCCGGTCGCGGCGATCGTGGTCGCCGCATGGCAATTGCGTGGGGTGACCGCGGGTTTGTGGCCGCGGCACTACCTGGTGCGCACGTTCCTGACGCTCGGCGTTGTCGGCCCACTGTGCTATGTGGTCTTCCCGGTGGTGGGGCCGGTGCTCGCATTCGGGCCGGAGGGGCAGGGCTTCGAACTGGCGGAGGTCTGGCCGAATATCGTTCCGGCACTGCCATTCTCGGTCGAGTCGATGCCGTTCGACGGCATCACACCGCGTAACTGCATGCCGTCACTGCATACCGCGTGGGCGTTGTCGCTATTCATCCATTCCCGGCGCGGTCCGCTGTGGTTGCGCTGGGGCGGCGCGTTCTGGCTGGTCTGCACTCTCATCGCGACGCTGGGCCTCGGCGCGCACTACGGCGTCGATCTCGTTGCGGGCGCGACGCTGTGCCTGACCGTCGAGTCCGTTCTGCGCGATCCGGACCGGGGCTGGGACCGCGGCCGCGCGCAGGTGGTGGCCTTCGGTATCGCCACGTTCGCGGGTGTGCTGCTGTGCGTGCGCTATCTCGCAGTGCCGATGGCGAATTACCCGTTTCCGTTCGGCGTCGCGCTGCTCGGCGTCTTCGGCGCACTGGCGTTCACGTTCTACCGGACTTGGTTCGCCGACCAGGATGTGCCCGAAAAGGTGTTGAGCCGCTAG
- a CDS encoding NAD(P)H nitroreductase: MDRGKSDDHIVKAALALAVRAPSVRNSQPWRWRIGDRCVHLYSDPTRATDSDQRDLVLSCGAALHHLRIALAARGWSAVVRRLPDPAQPDHLASIELVRHRPTPYDVALSDAITRRRTDRRHFSSCPVPPGYLGLVTERAAVLGAIVRHATDWPRDRLVQTMSAGAQRHAGNPDHRPEPTDETSEPDFAELLVLGTASDDRLARLCAGEALSAVLLTATNIGLATCLLTEPLELPALRHRGRVGVLDGGYPQAVIRIGWAPTGAEPLPATPRRAIEDVLDPFDATEATVY; the protein is encoded by the coding sequence ATGGACCGCGGAAAGTCCGATGATCACATCGTGAAGGCGGCGTTGGCGTTGGCGGTGCGGGCGCCGTCGGTGCGCAACAGTCAGCCGTGGCGGTGGCGGATCGGGGATCGCTGTGTGCACCTGTACTCGGATCCGACGCGAGCGACCGATTCCGATCAGCGTGACCTCGTATTGAGTTGTGGTGCGGCGCTGCATCATTTGCGTATCGCGTTGGCGGCACGTGGTTGGTCGGCGGTGGTGCGTCGGCTGCCGGATCCGGCGCAACCGGACCATCTGGCTTCGATCGAGCTGGTCCGGCATCGGCCGACTCCCTACGATGTCGCGCTGAGTGATGCCATCACCCGCCGACGGACCGATCGCAGGCATTTCAGCTCCTGTCCGGTGCCGCCGGGATACCTCGGGCTGGTCACCGAGCGCGCCGCGGTACTCGGGGCGATCGTGCGGCACGCGACCGACTGGCCGCGCGACCGCCTGGTGCAAACGATGAGTGCCGGGGCCCAGCGGCATGCGGGGAACCCGGACCATCGACCCGAGCCGACCGACGAGACATCCGAACCCGATTTCGCCGAACTGCTCGTGCTCGGCACCGCGAGCGACGATCGGCTCGCCCGACTGTGCGCCGGCGAGGCGTTGAGCGCAGTGCTGCTGACCGCGACCAACATCGGCTTGGCCACCTGCCTACTGACCGAACCACTAGAGCTCCCGGCGCTGCGCCACCGGGGCCGCGTCGGCGTCCTCGACGGAGGCTATCCCCAGGCCGTGATCAGAATCGGTTGGGCGCCAACAGGTGCCGAGCCGCTGCCCGCGACGCCGCGTCGGGCAATCGAGGATGTGCTCGATCCCTTCGACGCCACCGAGGCGACGGTCTACTGA
- a CDS encoding ABC transporter substrate-binding protein gives MPTSGLTRRSFLGAAGLGAVALTAACTGFATTGSGGMLFLSTQFRPADEAERFRDLLGRTAPGVSYVTIEESPFASQVRSQVGAGSTQVGLLGGLHGDIAPLADGYLQDLTGLLADLGNRGWPAAYLQLARAGTDRTWYIPWATASYVLAAHADALQHLPSGADAAALTYDQFLDWAIAARRANGNRPMLGLPAGPKGLLHRFTQGYLLPSFTGGQITTFRSDAAVTAWQYFRELWANCAQASTNYDFMQEPLGSGEVRMAWDHVVRLVHAPERDPQDWRMLPAPRGGHGLGYMAVVAGLAIPKGGTDPELAQRTISALTKPQTQIELLRSNGFFPSVDTVIPDDLPPATKLEADAVHRQQQAPGAILSLPPVGLGQREGEVSKVFKDSFRSIVLDGADIRATLDQQARVLQGILDELKVPCWAPDPVADFCRVG, from the coding sequence ATGCCGACATCCGGCCTGACGCGCAGGTCCTTCCTCGGCGCGGCGGGCCTCGGCGCGGTCGCGCTCACCGCGGCATGCACCGGCTTCGCCACCACCGGAAGTGGCGGCATGCTCTTCCTGTCCACGCAATTCCGGCCCGCCGACGAGGCCGAACGGTTCCGCGATCTGCTCGGCAGAACGGCGCCCGGCGTCAGCTACGTGACCATCGAGGAAAGCCCATTCGCGAGCCAGGTGCGCAGCCAGGTCGGGGCGGGCTCGACGCAGGTCGGCCTGCTCGGCGGTCTGCACGGCGATATCGCGCCGCTGGCCGACGGCTACCTGCAAGATCTCACCGGATTGCTCGCCGACCTCGGCAACCGCGGCTGGCCCGCCGCCTACCTGCAACTCGCGCGGGCCGGTACCGACCGGACGTGGTACATCCCTTGGGCCACAGCAAGTTACGTGCTCGCCGCGCACGCCGATGCGCTACAGCACCTGCCCTCCGGCGCGGACGCCGCGGCACTGACCTATGACCAGTTCCTCGACTGGGCGATCGCCGCGCGCCGCGCCAACGGCAACCGGCCGATGCTCGGCCTGCCCGCTGGTCCGAAAGGCCTGCTGCACCGTTTCACCCAGGGCTATCTGCTGCCCTCGTTCACCGGCGGTCAGATCACCACGTTCCGGTCGGACGCGGCAGTGACGGCATGGCAGTACTTCCGTGAACTGTGGGCCAATTGCGCGCAGGCGAGTACGAACTACGACTTCATGCAGGAGCCGCTCGGTAGCGGCGAGGTGCGCATGGCGTGGGACCACGTCGTGCGCCTCGTGCACGCGCCCGAGCGTGACCCGCAGGACTGGCGCATGCTGCCCGCACCGCGCGGCGGGCACGGCCTCGGCTATATGGCCGTGGTCGCCGGGCTCGCGATTCCCAAGGGCGGCACCGATCCCGAGCTCGCGCAGCGCACGATCAGCGCGCTCACCAAGCCGCAGACCCAGATCGAGCTGCTGCGCTCCAACGGGTTCTTCCCATCCGTCGATACCGTCATCCCGGACGATCTGCCACCGGCGACCAAGCTCGAGGCCGACGCCGTACACCGGCAGCAGCAGGCGCCGGGCGCGATCCTGTCGCTGCCGCCGGTCGGGCTCGGCCAGCGCGAAGGTGAGGTGAGCAAGGTGTTCAAGGACAGTTTCCGCTCGATCGTGCTCGACGGAGCCGATATTCGAGCCACCCTCGACCAGCAGGCTCGGGTGCTGCAGGGCATCCTCGACGAGTTGAAGGTGCCGTGCTGGGCGCCCGATCCCGTCGCCGACTTCTGCCGAGTGGGGTAG
- a CDS encoding DUF1460 domain-containing protein, with amino-acid sequence MRIIARVLLVLSALIGVAAPTLPAALGAPSANIDDVSVAKIDELLALRAATPGARSKGELIELLSGRFLGTPYGADMLVGSANQPEQLVIDLRRVDCFTYLDYVEALSRSTDRDQFVANLIETRYTDGRVDFRQRKHFFSDWSHTGRIAATDITALLSPAAVTVTKHLNAKADGGQYLPGLPVVDRDITYLPSAAVDDTVIAQLRTGDYIGAYTDQPGLDVTHVGIFVMTPNGPVFRNASSLATNNKVVDSPFTDYVRSTPGITVLRPQ; translated from the coding sequence TTGCGCATCATCGCTCGCGTGCTGCTCGTCCTGTCGGCGCTCATCGGCGTCGCCGCGCCTACGCTGCCCGCGGCGCTCGGTGCGCCGAGTGCGAATATCGATGACGTCAGCGTGGCGAAGATCGATGAGCTGCTGGCGTTGCGGGCCGCGACACCGGGCGCGCGGAGCAAGGGCGAGTTGATCGAACTGCTGTCGGGGCGTTTCCTCGGGACACCGTATGGGGCCGATATGCTCGTCGGCTCGGCGAACCAGCCCGAACAGCTGGTCATCGATCTGCGGCGGGTGGATTGCTTCACCTACCTCGACTATGTCGAAGCGCTCAGCAGGTCCACCGATCGTGACCAGTTCGTGGCGAACCTGATCGAGACGCGCTACACCGACGGCCGCGTCGATTTCCGCCAGCGCAAACACTTCTTCAGCGATTGGTCACATACCGGGCGCATCGCCGCCACCGACATCACCGCGCTACTGAGCCCCGCCGCCGTAACCGTCACCAAACACCTCAACGCGAAAGCCGATGGCGGACAGTATCTTCCCGGCCTACCGGTGGTCGATCGCGATATCACCTACCTCCCGAGTGCCGCGGTCGACGACACCGTCATCGCCCAACTGCGCACCGGCGACTACATCGGCGCATACACCGACCAGCCCGGCCTGGACGTAACCCACGTCGGCATCTTCGTCATGACCCCCAACGGCCCGGTCTTCCGCAACGCCTCCTCCCTCGCCACCAACAACAAGGTCGTCGACTCCCCCTTCACCGACTACGTCCGCTCCACCCCCGGCATCACCGTCCTGCGCCCGCAATAG
- a CDS encoding sensor histidine kinase translates to MEGASALPDQTPVTETLSQLRLRELLGEVQDRIAQIVGVRDQMDRLIEAMLVVTAGLDLDNTLRSIVHTAIELVDAEYGALGVRETDKTSDLLAEFVYEGIDDRTRVMIGDLPRGHGVLGLLIEQPKPIRLTNLSNHPSSVGFPAHHPPMHTFLGVPVKVRDEVFGNLYLTEKSGGQEFTEDDEVVVQALAAAAGIAIANARLYEQSRIRQQWLEANRDVATELLAGGEPGAALELVADRALTLTQSACTFLALPEDPDIPTEDITELVVVAATGVGAEELLGERIPMGESNSGEAFRSGQVVAVDELRFRPVFYEPSKFGPALILPLRAEDTVIGVLATVQPPGAQQLDEAGQSMMAVFSDQAALALRQATTQRRMRELDVLSDRDRIARDLHDHVIQRLFAVGLSLQGTAQRARVPEVKSRLTETIQDIQSIVQDIRHSIFDLHGSSTTADAATLRKRLHGVIADMIGDSGLRTTIRLAGPVSVLAPPLSEDVEAVLREAVSNAVRHALATTVSIQLRVRDDVTIEVTDDGIGVPDDVARMGGLANLAMRAEQSGGSFSVDKGEFGGTVLRWSAPLP, encoded by the coding sequence ATGGAAGGTGCGTCGGCGCTGCCCGACCAGACCCCCGTCACCGAAACTCTGTCGCAGCTGCGGTTGCGCGAGCTACTCGGTGAGGTCCAGGACCGCATCGCCCAGATCGTCGGTGTGCGCGATCAGATGGACCGTTTGATCGAGGCGATGCTGGTGGTGACCGCCGGACTCGACCTCGACAACACCCTGCGCTCGATCGTGCACACCGCCATCGAACTCGTCGACGCCGAATACGGGGCACTCGGCGTGCGCGAAACCGATAAGACCAGCGACCTGCTCGCCGAATTCGTCTACGAGGGCATCGACGACCGGACCCGAGTCATGATCGGCGATCTGCCGCGCGGTCATGGTGTGCTCGGCCTGCTCATCGAACAGCCGAAACCCATTCGGCTGACCAACCTTTCGAACCATCCGTCCTCGGTCGGCTTCCCCGCCCACCATCCGCCGATGCACACCTTCCTCGGCGTTCCGGTCAAGGTCCGCGACGAAGTGTTCGGCAACCTCTACCTCACCGAGAAATCCGGCGGCCAGGAATTCACCGAGGACGACGAGGTCGTGGTCCAAGCCCTGGCCGCCGCTGCGGGCATCGCCATCGCCAACGCCCGCCTCTACGAACAATCCCGGATCCGCCAGCAATGGCTCGAGGCCAACCGTGATGTCGCTACCGAACTGCTCGCGGGCGGCGAACCGGGCGCCGCACTCGAGTTGGTCGCCGATCGGGCCCTGACCCTCACCCAGTCGGCTTGCACGTTCCTCGCCCTGCCCGAAGACCCCGACATCCCCACCGAGGACATCACCGAACTGGTGGTGGTCGCCGCCACGGGCGTCGGCGCCGAGGAACTGCTCGGCGAGCGCATCCCGATGGGCGAATCGAATTCCGGTGAAGCCTTCCGATCCGGCCAGGTCGTCGCGGTCGACGAACTGCGCTTCCGGCCAGTCTTCTATGAGCCATCGAAATTCGGGCCCGCGCTGATCCTGCCGCTACGCGCCGAGGACACCGTCATCGGCGTGCTCGCCACCGTGCAACCCCCGGGCGCGCAACAATTGGACGAGGCCGGGCAGTCGATGATGGCCGTCTTCTCCGATCAAGCCGCACTGGCCTTGCGGCAGGCGACCACCCAGCGGCGGATGCGCGAACTGGATGTGCTCTCCGACCGCGACCGGATCGCGCGCGATCTGCACGACCACGTCATCCAGCGACTCTTCGCGGTCGGGCTCTCGCTGCAGGGCACCGCCCAGCGTGCCCGCGTCCCCGAGGTGAAATCTCGGCTCACCGAGACCATTCAGGACATCCAGTCGATCGTGCAGGACATCCGGCACTCGATCTTCGACCTGCACGGCAGCAGCACCACCGCAGATGCCGCGACGCTGCGCAAGCGCCTGCACGGCGTCATCGCCGACATGATCGGAGACAGCGGGCTGCGCACCACAATTCGACTCGCCGGGCCGGTCTCGGTGCTCGCGCCGCCGCTATCCGAGGACGTCGAAGCGGTACTGCGCGAGGCCGTCAGCAACGCGGTACGCCATGCCTTGGCGACCACGGTGTCGATCCAGCTCCGGGTCCGCGACGACGTCACCATCGAGGTGACCGACGACGGTATCGGCGTGCCCGATGACGTCGCGCGGATGGGCGGGCTGGCGAATCTGGCGATGCGCGCCGAGCAGTCGGGCGGCAGCTTCAGCGTGGACAAGGGCGAATTCGGTGGCACGGTCTTGCGGTGGTCAGCGCCGTTGCCGTGA